In a genomic window of Zingiber officinale cultivar Zhangliang chromosome 9B, Zo_v1.1, whole genome shotgun sequence:
- the LOC122025114 gene encoding uncharacterized protein LOC122025114 yields the protein MRDFPSCFGESGVQVFDSSSGSGAAAAAAKSAQNVVVCLYRAQLRGHRPCVIGVTWSKCLMGQGLSVGIDDSDGHCLCKVDIKPWLFSKRRGSKSSAAEGVKVDFFWDFSSAKFGTSPEPLGSYYLAVIFDHEMVLLLGDSPKEVFRKISTCPTNSKAIFVSKKEHVWGKKVYSIKAQFCDNGKAHDVVIECDTVGIKDPCLDIHVDKKRVMRVKRLVWKFRGNQTILVDGLPIEVFWDVHNWLFGAASNGNATFMFETCLSAEKLSPWSSSPGFRQSQLHGVRFSLIVYAWKNE from the coding sequence ATGAGGGACTTCCCTTCTTGTTTCGGCGAGAGCGGAGTTCAGGTGTTCGATTCATCCTCCGGCAGCGGCGCCGCCGCTGCCGCCGCCAAGTCAGCCCAGAATGTGGTGGTTTGCCTGTACCGCGCTCAGCTCCGTGGTCACCGCCCTTGCGTAATCGGCGTCACGTGGAGCAAGTGCCTGATGGGCCAAGGATTAAGCGTCGGCATTGATGATTCTGACGGCCATTGCCTCTGCAAGGTGGACATCAAGCCATGGCTTTTCTCCAAGAGGAGAGGTTCTAAGAGCTCAGCAGCGGAGGGCGTCAAGGTGGACTTTTTCTGGGATTTTTCTTCTGCCAAGTTCGGAACATCGCCGGAGCCACTGGGAAGTTACTATCTCGCAGTCATCTTCGACCACGAGATGGTCCTCCTGCTCGGCGACTCGCCCAAGGAGGTCTTTCGCAAGATTTCCACATGCCCTACGAATTCCAAGGCAATCTTTGTGTCCAAGAAGGAACACGTATGGGGGAAGAAGGTCTACTCTATCAAGGCTCAGTTCTGCGACAACGGGAAGGCTCACGATGTTGTCATCGAGTGTGACACGGTCGGGATTAAGGACCCCTGCCTCGACATCCATGTCGATAAGAAGAGGGTGATGCGGGTCAAGCGACTCGTGTGGAAGTTCCGAGGAAATCAAACAATTCTGGTCGATGGCCTGCCCATCGAGGTGTTCTGGGACGTTCACAATTGGCTTTTTGGTGCTGCTTCAAATGGGAATGCGACCTTCATGTTCGAAACTTGCCTATCGGCCGAGAAGTTGTCGCCGTGGTCTTCGTCGCCGGGCTTCAGGCAGTCTCAACTTCACGGCGTGCGCTTCTCGTTGATAGTATATGCTTGGAAGAATGAGTAG